A genomic region of Devosia ginsengisoli contains the following coding sequences:
- a CDS encoding DMT family transporter, producing MTKPLENQNRGIFARLLDRPYLLLILAPLFWGGNVVAAKLVVGEIDPVLLLASRCVLATAVILPFAWRYLLADWAVVRRHWLVLMAFGAVGYALFNVFLYIGLTSTTAVNSAIEQASLPMLILGANFIVFRVRARLIQIVGVLLAISGVILTATHGDPARLLTLDINVGDGFVILACLAYTTYTLGLRFRPKMHIMSFMAVSFFGAAVTGVIMLAFSGGGLGQVTTLAHASPTVWAVIAYVAIFPSMFSQVSYARGVELLGANRAAPSHNLIPVFGTLGSVIILGERPEAYHYLAAVIIISGIVLAEWAARRKISAEA from the coding sequence ATGACAAAGCCGCTAGAGAACCAAAATCGCGGCATATTTGCCCGACTGCTCGATCGGCCTTATCTCCTGTTGATTCTGGCGCCCCTGTTCTGGGGTGGCAATGTGGTGGCGGCCAAGCTGGTGGTCGGCGAAATCGACCCCGTGCTGCTGCTGGCCAGCCGCTGCGTGCTGGCGACGGCGGTCATCCTGCCCTTTGCCTGGCGCTACCTGCTGGCCGACTGGGCCGTGGTGCGCCGCCACTGGCTGGTGCTGATGGCGTTTGGCGCCGTGGGCTATGCCTTGTTCAACGTGTTTCTCTATATCGGCCTCACCAGCACGACGGCGGTCAATTCGGCCATCGAACAGGCCTCGCTGCCCATGCTGATTCTGGGCGCCAATTTCATCGTGTTTCGGGTGCGGGCCAGGCTAATCCAGATCGTGGGCGTGCTGCTGGCCATATCGGGCGTCATCCTCACCGCCACCCATGGCGATCCGGCGCGGCTGCTGACGCTCGACATCAATGTCGGCGACGGCTTCGTCATTCTCGCCTGCCTGGCCTATACCACCTATACGCTGGGCCTGCGCTTCCGGCCCAAAATGCATATCATGAGCTTCATGGCCGTATCCTTCTTCGGCGCGGCGGTGACCGGGGTCATCATGCTGGCCTTTTCCGGTGGCGGACTGGGCCAGGTGACAACGCTCGCCCATGCCTCGCCCACGGTCTGGGCCGTCATCGCCTATGTGGCGATCTTCCCCTCCATGTTCAGCCAGGTTTCCTATGCGCGCGGCGTCGAATTGCTGGGCGCCAACCGCGCCGCGCCGAGCCACAATCTCATCCCGGTCTTCGGCACGCTGGGCTCGGTGATCATTCTGGGCGAGCGGCCGGAAGCCTATCATTACCTGGCCGCGGTGATCATCATCAGCGGCATCGTGCTGGCCGAATGGGCGGCTCGCCGAAAAATATCCGCCGAGGCCTAG
- a CDS encoding adenylosuccinate synthase — protein sequence MANVVVVGSQWGDEGKGKIVDWLSERADVVVRYHGGHNAGHTLVIDGVSYKLALLPSGLVQGKLSVIGNGVVVDPHHFVTEMEKLRGQGVTITPEVLRIADNAPLILSLHRELDAIREDSNSGLKIGTTKRGIGPAYEDKVGRRAIRLIDLSEPDTLMVKIERLLSHHNALRRGMGLVEIEAQKIYDELTAVASEILPFMDQVWKVLDDQRKAGARILFEGAQGALLDNDHGTYPFVTSSNTVAGQAAAGSGLGPTAIGYVLGITKAYTTRVGEGPFPCELDDEVGKHLATVGREVGVNTGRPRRCGWFDAVLVRQTVKTSGISGIALTKLDVLDGLKEIKVCVGYELDGSRIDYLPASMGAQARVKPIYETLEGWSETTAGARSWAELPAQAVKYVRYIEEQIGAPVAMLSTSPERVDTILVHDPFQD from the coding sequence ATGGCTAATGTGGTTGTCGTCGGCTCGCAGTGGGGCGACGAGGGCAAGGGCAAGATCGTCGATTGGCTTTCCGAGCGTGCCGATGTGGTGGTGCGCTATCATGGTGGCCACAATGCCGGCCACACACTGGTCATCGACGGGGTGAGCTACAAGCTGGCTCTGCTGCCCTCGGGCCTCGTACAGGGCAAGCTGAGCGTCATCGGCAATGGCGTGGTGGTCGATCCGCACCATTTCGTCACCGAGATGGAAAAGCTGCGCGGGCAGGGGGTGACGATCACCCCCGAAGTGCTGCGCATTGCCGACAATGCCCCGCTGATCCTGTCGCTGCATCGCGAGCTCGATGCCATCAGGGAAGACTCCAATTCCGGCCTCAAGATCGGCACCACCAAGCGCGGCATCGGCCCGGCCTACGAAGACAAGGTGGGCCGCCGCGCCATCCGCCTGATCGACCTCAGCGAACCCGATACGCTGATGGTCAAGATCGAACGCCTGCTCAGCCATCATAATGCGCTGCGCCGCGGCATGGGCCTGGTCGAGATCGAGGCGCAGAAGATTTACGACGAGCTGACCGCCGTCGCGTCGGAAATCCTGCCGTTCATGGACCAGGTCTGGAAAGTGCTGGATGACCAGCGCAAGGCCGGCGCCCGCATCCTGTTCGAGGGCGCGCAGGGTGCACTGCTCGACAACGATCACGGCACCTATCCCTTCGTCACCTCGTCCAACACTGTCGCCGGGCAGGCCGCGGCCGGTTCGGGCCTCGGGCCCACCGCCATCGGCTATGTACTCGGCATCACTAAGGCCTATACGACACGCGTCGGCGAAGGCCCGTTCCCCTGCGAGCTCGATGACGAGGTCGGCAAGCATCTGGCCACGGTTGGCCGCGAGGTCGGCGTCAATACCGGGCGGCCCCGCCGCTGCGGCTGGTTCGATGCCGTGCTGGTGCGCCAGACGGTCAAGACCTCGGGCATATCGGGAATCGCGCTGACCAAGCTCGACGTTCTCGATGGCCTCAAGGAGATCAAGGTGTGCGTCGGCTATGAGCTTGACGGATCACGGATTGATTATTTGCCTGCCTCAATGGGGGCACAAGCCCGCGTTAAGCCGATCTACGAGACGCTTGAAGGCTGGTCCGAGACCACGGCAGGCGCCCGGAGCTGGGCCGAATTGCCGGCCCAGGCGGTCAAATATGTCCGCTATATCGAGGAGCAGATCGGGGCGCCGGTCGCCATGCTGTCGACGAGCCCGGAGCGAGTGGATACCATCCTTGTCCATGACCCATTCCAAGATTGA